Part of the Drosophila kikkawai strain 14028-0561.14 chromosome 3L, DkikHiC1v2, whole genome shotgun sequence genome is shown below.
AAGTTGGCTTTCCAGACTATAAAATCGCGAAAACAAAGATTGGGCACACTTTAGCCATAAAAAGCTAAATTCTCAGCTATATAGCTAAACTGAGAGCATTTACCCACACTGTTTAGGTACAATCTATGTTCATGGTACCCGTCGACGCTTACAAACACTACTAAAATACGAttcaagaaatttaatttggcGAAGGACGAAATGGACGAAAACAGCCTAATTTATGGGCTGGAACTGCAGGCCCGTGCATTGACTCCCCAGTACGGCGAGAGCAACGATGTTTGCTTCTTTATAGCCACCAACTCCCTGAAGCCAACGAACCAGGTGCACCTTATTCAGTACGAGGAGGAACAGGGAACCGTGCAATCAAAGGTAAAAATCGGGAAAACACCTAGAAAATTACTAAATATCCACATGTCCTAGGTATTTGAGCACGCCTTGGGTGAAGTGTGGAAGCTGAACAGTTGCCCCCACAACTCCCGCCTGCTGGCATCCGTCTACAATGTCCAGAAAGGAGCCCAGGTTCTTGCCCAATCAGCTCTGCTTACATTGCCGGAGGACCTGAACGCCGCCTCGGAGGCGGAGCAACTAAAATCCGAGTACCTGCCCTGGGGGCAGGTGGAGGTGCTAAACACCGAAAGCCTCGGGGAACGTGTGAAAACCATCGAATTCCATCCGAGTCAGGAGCAAACGTTGGCCTGCGTTGTGGACAACAAGGTGGCGGTGATGCAGCGCGCAGAGTCCGCCACTCGTGTGGTGGCCGAGGTGCCAGCCTCGGGATCAGCGAGTGCCAAGCACTCGTCACACTTCACCACCGGCAAGTGGTCACATCATCACCAGGGACACCAGTTCCTCACCCTGCACGACGGCAGCCTGAGTGCCTATGATGTGCGTGACACGCAGCACTGCGCCTGGAGTATCAGCGACGCCCACGGCCAGATGGTGCGCGACCTGGACTGCAATCCCAACAAGCAGTGCCACCTAGTAACTGGCGGCGATGATGGCTACCTGCGAATCTGGGACTGCCGGATGCCCAAGGCGCCGGTTTTTGAGCGCAGTGATCACTGCCACTGGGTGTGGTCGGTGCGCTTCAACACATTCCACGACCAACTTCTGCTCTCCAGCTCCAGTGACTGCAAGGTGCTGCTCACTTGCGCCGGCTCCGTGAGCTCCGAGACCCAAGTCCAGGCCGGGCTAGATGAAACAAATTatggcggcagcggcggtgTTCCAGAAACGGAAGAGCAGCGGCACAAACTGCTACCCGACGGACTTCTGCAGACCTTTGACCAGCACGAGGATTCTGTCTACTGTGCGGAGTGGAGCAACGTGGATCCCTGGATCTTTGCTTCGCTCAGCTACGACGGCCGCGTCATAATCTCCAAGGTACCCAAGCAGTACAAGTACCagattatattttaagcaattAAACGTAAAGCTAACTAAGTAGAGGAATGTTTACTGTTTAGCCTGTATCCTCGGATGTGCAGTCGGAGGAGTCATTGGGATTGGCCGTCTCCACCGAGCACACCCGCTTGATCAGCTCGTTTTCGATCTCCACAGTGCCATTATCCACGGCCTCCTCCATTTGTACGTACTCAATGGTGGCAGGGGTTGTCTTCTTGGCTGCCGGAACTGCAGTTGGAACTGCTGCTTCTGTTACCCTTTTGGCCTGGGCTTCCGTATCATCCTCGGCCTCCTCAGCCAAGCTGCTGCGCTGTGGCTGCACCTCGGCGTAGATGGCGGggaactgctgctgcagtttctGCTTGATGACCCGTATCTTCCGAAATATGTAGTCCAGATCCTTTTTCATATCGTTGAGGCACTTGACATGTCGTTTGAAGTCCTCGCTGGCACTCTTCAGGCGACTCTGGGAAAGGGCATTGCAGTTAAGCAGCATCTCGTTGGTTTTCTCGAAGCGCTGCAGCCTGTGGAATTTCGGTAGAATTATTTGGAGGATCTGGGTAGCTTCCTGCCTGGCTTACATTTGCTTTTGCGCTCTTATCATGGTCTCCACATCGCCCTGATTCACCATTCCGGCCAGGCTTTGAATGAAGGCCTCGGCTGCTGAATTTCCGAAGCCCGTGAAGGATTCCATGTCCGGTGTGGCGTCCTGCGACTGGTGGACATCCGCAATGTGGCCCAAGTGGCTCATTTTAAGCCTGGTTGAATGAGATTAAGACAAAGGGGTTTGTTTACATTGTTGACTgactttaaattgtttaacttACTTTCTTAGGTCGTGTTTACTTTTAGGAAAGTTTTAAGATTGTTTGTGAGATCTCTGGTGCTTGATATTATTGGTTTTTCTAGCCAGTAATAGCTTATATTTGTTTCAGGTAAGCATTATTCTATAACAATTGTTATAGCAAAAtctgtttatattttcctcggcaactagtgtgaccaaagaaattaatgaaaagCCATGAAAATGAACCTTTTcgtggcgtttaaggattttctttattttctttagtcacactggacagctgtttgtaaacaaattttttaattaaaaagtgttTAAGCCATGTCCCTGTTTCCCGCCTATGGCGGGGGAGAGCCTCCCGCAGCCACAGAAGCTACTGCAACCTCGAGCACCGCCTGGAAGAGCAACAAGAGTTACGAAAAGGAAATGCCAAATGTTGGCCGGGAAATCATCGAGCAAACCCACATCAGTTCTGATGattccttctcctcctccggcgAAGAGGAGACTCCACCGCCCAAGGAGTCTGTGCACCAGCTGCGCCTGGAATTCGATGCCCGAAGCGATGGCTTCTACGTTGACAAGAAAGGCAACAATAGCCTGCGAACGGTTAGAACTCTGACCAAACCCACCCGGCCGCATTACAAGCGCCGGCTACCTCATCTCCTGGATAACAGCCAGGTCCAGGCCAAGCTCTGGCCTCGCTCCAAGCTACAACGCTACACAAAGCTAGCGCCTGTGCCGTCGGAGAGTGGTCCCACGCCGGAGGAGATAGCCAAACTGCAGGCCCAACTCATGGACACCAAGGTGCTGGTCCAGCGTGAGCCGCAGCATTTGGAGCACTGGCTGCAGCTGCATCGTCTGCTGGAGCTCAATCTGGACAAGGCCAATCGGCTGGCGGTATCCGAGCACCAGCTGCACACCCTGGAAACGGCCCTGGGCCATCATCCCTCCAACGAGCGGCTACTGCGTTTGTACACGGAAACGGCCAGTGCTGCCTATCCGGCCAGTGAGGTGAGTGCTCCCCCTCTCCCCCCTTTGATCACTCTTTTGGCTTGTAACTAAACTTTTCCTTCCCTCAGGTGGCCGTTCGCCTGGAGGCTATGCTGCAGCAGAGCCCCTTTGTGTTTAGTTTGTGGAGCAGCCTGATCATGGCCACCCAGGGTACCATGGCGCGTTGCAATGTGCCGGATGTGCTGCGCATTTACGAGGACAGCATGCGTCGCATGCATCTGGGGCATACGGACACCTCCAGCCGGCAGCTGGACACCGTGGACACGGACAAGATAATGCTGGATCTGTTCCACAACTGTGTGCTCTTCCTTCGGCAGTCGGCGAATAATAATCATGTTTTCGCTTTGCTGCGCCTGGCCTTGGAGCTGAACTTTCCCGGATTGACGGTGGACTGTCTGGAGGCGCGGGCCGCCGATGAGCTGCCGCTGATTGAGTTCGAGGAGCTGGTGCTGCAGTCGGGCATGCCGCTGCCGGAGATTTGGACACGGGTGGAGCGACTGCGTCAGGCGTATAACTTTTTGCCGTATCCGCAGATGCAGCATTCGTCGACGGATGCCGTGGAGGGAGGACTGGATCCGCAGCGTTTCATCTTTAGCGACGATGTCTGCCACTACATATACCCGCTGAAGGCCCCGGGAAAtcggctgcagctgctcctcctggtGGTGCAGCTGACCAAGATGCCGCTGGTGCGCAGCGACTGCCTGGCAGAGAAGCTGAGCAAGCGCATCGACGCTCAGCTGGGTGACTCGGAGGCCATTGAGATGCTACTCGCTGGCCTGGCTGATCGGAGCTCCTATGCTTTGCCACCGACTGACCAAGACCACGACTTCCTCTCGGCCCTGCTGGACTTGAGCCGGGAGTTGTGCGTCACGCCCAGCTTTATGCCGCACTGCCTGGGCAGTGATCTGTATGCGGCCACCATAGGTGGGCTGCTCCTCAAGTGTAGCGAGGCCTTTCAAGGGGATGAGGATAAGCGTCGGCTCTTTGTGGTCCTGTGGCTGCGCTTCCAGCGACTCCAGCTGGTGCTGCACAAGCTAACGGGTAAGCTGACCGAGCAGTACCTCAAGGAGAGCCGCTCCCGCATACGCAAGATGTTTAGCCTGGAGCAGAATCGCCACGTCTTCCGCTTCTACACCGAGCTGGCCATGTGCGAGTTCGAGGTTTTGGAGCGCGACGATGATCCTGTTCGAGCCTTTAGCATATTCCGCACCCTGCTGGCtaagcaggaggaggaggaggatgatgtTTCCTTTGGCTCTCCGGATGTCCTGCATGCTTATTTGATTTATGCGGAAATGCTAATCTCGCGGAATTCCCACGACCAGGCTTTGCAGCTACTCTACCGCATCTGCATGGGTCGGGCCAACGGCAGGATGTGCCACAGCCTGGATGAGATTACCAGCCGGGAACAGATCAACATGGAGATATTGGCCTTGGACGGAATGCCGCAGGAGATGCCCCTGGAGGAGTACTTTCAGCCCCACAGGCTGCTCATCCTCTTGCGAGCCCACTGTCTGGCCTGGAACCTGGAGCATCGCAGCGCCGAAACGAATGTCCTGCTCGATCGTTTGCTGGCCAAGCAGCTGAGCTTCGCAGCCACCAGGAACAGTGAACGCAGGCGTTTCTTCCGTGAGCAGGTCCTGGAAATGCAGCTAGTGCTGAGCCAGCTGCGGGTGCCGGAGAAGCCTCTGGCGGAGAAAGCCTTTACAAGTAAAAATCAAGTGGTGCAGCTAGTAGAGCAGGGACTCCACGAATATCCTCGCAACCTGGTCTTCCTGCAGCGCTGGGCCACCTTCGGTACTTTGCAGTGGCACAAGCTGCGCGCCCGCATCATACGCACCCAGGCCGGCATCCTGTCGCTGCTCCATTTGGTCATTGCCGCTCGCTGTCGGTTCGCCAGGATCCTGGACCATGACCAGCAGCAAAGCCATCCCGAGCTGCGCAGCCATGTGGAGGCCACCGTGCGCAATCGCGTGCTCAGCATGTTTGAGACTTTTCTGCCGCGGAACACCAATCGCTCGGAGATCGAGGCTAACCAATATCAGATTTTGCGCCGCAATTCGCTCTACTGGCGCATCTACCTGCGCTGTCTCTCCGACACCAGGACCAGCTTCGAGCGGAGCAAAGAGTGCCTGGTGTCCGCCTTGGACGAGTGTCCCTGGGACAAGGCTTTGTACATGGACGGGGCCATCTATGTGCCGCAGGAGCTGGCCCATCTTCAGGACGTGATGATCGAGAAGCAGCTGCGCATCTATGCTCTGCCCGAGGAGCTGAATATCCTGCGAGGCTCCTAGACTTTAAACtttgttgtattatttaaataaacaatttatttaaattgcgttattatattataaaatatttaaacatgcAACGGTAATATATGTAGGATGTTGTGGTATTTTTTGCTTACTCGAATACGGTCACACTTCGAACCGGCTACCTCTTGCGATTCGGCGATCAAGTTTAATTAAGTTTTGATTTTGCATTAAACATGAAGCTAGCTCCGACTGTCAAGTTAAACAATGGCTATGAAATGCCAATCCTGGGCCTGGGAACCTACAATGTAAGTGGCCTAATCTAGATAAAAGCTAATCAATCAATGGGCAGATTATAAACGCGCATAGAACCTTCCATTCTTTCGGAACTTTAGAACAATTGTGAAATTCTCCGGATCGTAATCAAGTATGTTGTGTACGTTATCTGTAGCTAAAGAAATCTCGCTGTGTGGATGCAGTGCGCCACGCCCTAGAACTGGGTTATCGTCACATAGACACCGCCTTTTTGTACCGCAATGAGGGACTTGTGGGCAAGGTATTGGGTGAATTTGTGGGGGCGAGAAAAGTGCAGCGAGAACAGGTGTTTCTGGTCACAAAGGTGAGTCGTCGAACGTCCTAGAATCAGTGCTTGAtgggtatacatatataggaAATCAATATCCTCGTAGCTCTGGGACATCTATCACGAACCGAAAAGGGTGCAATATGCCTGTGAGTTGCAGCTGAAACAGCTAGACGTGGACTACATAGATCTTTACCTGATGCACTCGCCGGTGGGCGTCCATTATAACTCAGATGAGGATATGATGCCGCATTTGGAGAACGGAGAGCTGTGGACAAAGTGAGTCGAGGCCCCCCATCGGCAGCCAGAAACTGATATTTGCTGATTTCCCAGCAACGTGGACTACCTGGACACTTACAAAAGCATGGAGCAACTGGTGGACTTGGGACTCGTACGCAGCCTGGGATTGTCCAACTTTAATTTGGATCAACTGCAGAGATTGCTGCTAAGTTGTCGTATTAAACCCGCTGCTCTTCAAATCGAATGTCACCCGGAACTAGTGCAAATCCCTTTGATGGAGCTCTGTAAGCTGCACAACATCACTGTAGTTGCCTACTCGCCACTGGGTCGTCCCACAACCGGCCGACCCTTGCCTGAGTTTTATAAGGATACAAAAGTTGTGGAAATGGCTAAGAAATACCAAAAGACACCCGCCCAAGTGGTCCTTAGATATTTGGTGAGAACACCCAGAGTTTGAACAGTGGAAGAGCATATTTAATTGCGAATGTTTCGTAGATTGACCTTGGCACAGTACCTATTCCCAAGGCGGCACAAAAAGGGCATCTTAAGGAAAATCTGGATGTCTTTGATTTCAAGCTTACAACCGAGGAGCTGCTCCACTTTGAGTCTTTCAATCGGGGCCAGAGAATCTGGAAGTTTGAGAAGGCCAAGCACCATCAGTATTATCCTTATTAAATCGAATTTATACAAAACATTAAGTTCAAAGcggtaaaatatattatatggaTACAAATTGCAGATGGAAATTTACTTTTTACTACAAAAAAAGATGATAAAAGattaaaatcataatttgATTCATCTCTCCCTTTGCCTATTCTGTGAAACTGTCATGGATTTTGTTGTCGGGCTCCAAACTAGACATTCGATACCCGACCCTGACATAAAAACTATATCATATTGGAAGCGACGACACACACATTTGGCTTCGGTTCACAATTAGATCGCCTTTAGTTATTAGTTATATTTTATGCTACCATTTTGCGATACCTGGTGAAGATGAGTGCGAATCCACCGAAACTCCCCAAGCCCGAAGAGGAAGTGGAGCTGCCGAGTACCCAGCGCGATTCCTTGGAAAGCGCCCTCGCCAGCGTGGTGGATCGTGCCCGACGCCTTAAAATGAGCAGTGTGGAGGGCGTGACAGATTTTTGCGATAAACCCCTTGATTGTGAAACCAAATCAACATCATCCGTCAAGACTGAAGTCTCAAAGTCCAAGCTCGTCGGCACTCGGGGCCGCTTAGGGCGCAGGCTGCAGAAGCAGGAAGTGCGGTCACAGACTCCACGTGGTGTCCAGTCCCAGAACGCCCGGCTAccgttgccgccgccaccgccgcctccgTCGCCACGTTGTCCACAGGCTAAAGATATCTGTGTGGCTTTGGAACACGCCAAGATATTGATGGAAAACTACCAACAAACCGATGAACTGGTCGACCGGATGCTGGAACAAGCCGAAGAACTAAATCGAGAAGTCATTTTCCAACACCAGCTGCAGCGTGAAGTGGATCTGGTGCGCGACATCGAGTTGGAGTACAGCGAAGACTACATGTATGTCATGCTGGAGACCATGCGGGCGGAATTCAAAGACCCAGACCCTTGTGATATATAGAGTATAGACTTGATTTCCAATAAATAATCCTTgtacaaatgaaaatttactttgaatatattaaatacgtacacaatatatatttgatttatttattttttttatatattattacgAACGTCTTTATCtgtttaaatatgtttatttaatttaataattttttattttccagtcCAAGGACAACGAAGGCGAAGCTGCGGTGAAGCACGCCATCGATGTGGGTTACCGTCATATTGATACGGCTTTTTTCTACCAAAACGAGGCTGAAGTGGGCAAGGCCATAAGGGATAAGATAGCCGAGGGAGTGGTCAAGCGCGAGGATATATTCCTGGTGACTAAGGTAAGGATTAAGGATTGTATTTACTACCAAAAATAAGTCttctaaatacaaataaatatataaaaagttatataaAACAGATTTCCTCAAAATAAtatactaattaaattaaatttcatccTTTCACAAATGTAACTCCCTCAGCTGTGGAATGTGTTCCATGATCCCGCTCTTGTGGAAGGAATTTGCCGCAAGCAGTTGGCCAATTTTGGCTTGGACTACATCGATCTGTATCTAATGCACATGCCAGTGGGCTACAAGTACACTGACGAGACCAACCTGATGCCGAAGGATGAGAACGATGTGCTCCAACTCAGCGATGTGGACTATCTGGACACGTACAAGGCAATGGAGAAGCTGGTGAAGTTGGGTCTGGTCCGCAGCATTGGAGTGTCCAACTTTAATAGCGAACAGTTGGCACGTGTTTTGGCCAATTGTGAGATCAAACCTGTCACCAACCAAGTGGAGTGCTCGCCTGCTCTCAACCAAAAGGCTTTGACGGCCTTCTGCAAGAAGAACGATGTCACTTTGACGGGCTACACGCCGTTGGGCAAGCCAAAGCCTGATATTCAAAAGCCTGACTTTATCTATTCCCCGGAGGTGACGGCTATTGCCCAGAAATATGGCAAGACAACTCCGCAGGTTGTGCTGCGTTATTTGGTAAGAAGAGAAGACTCTCCTAAGAGAATACTCTCCTCTTCCTAAAGacccattttaatttatatactttttacaGGTTGGTTTGGGCGTTATCCCCATTCCGAAGTCATCGAATCCCAAACGTATTTCGGAGAACTTCGATGTCTTCGACTTTGAGCTAACCCCCGAGGAGATGACCGTTCTCGATGGGTATCACACCGGAGAACGTGTGGTGccattaaatttaatcaagGGTCAAAACCACAAGTACTATCCCTTTGCCATTGAGTTTTAAACTAGAAGAAAAAAGCCAACGAGCGGTCACAGCTTTAATGTAGAACAGTGTTGCCGACAGATAGTGTAAACCTTTTGCACAGCATCATTTCTCTTACACAAATGCAGCTCTGACATGTTAATGTATTGTAGAAGTACACGTAATCacgaataaaaatattttgttacacatatacatacaaatatatattctaattTTTGCTAGAAACACTTGTCGCTTTAAGGTCATTGTGCTTGCTTGCCCCATAATATGTCACCTTCCTTGAAAAGAGcggaatatttaagaaaactgAGATCAAATGGGAGCATAGATCTTTGCCACGGCACGTTTGGCCATAAAACGGGGAAAAGGTGAAAATGTTTGGAATAAGACTCAATGAAAATGTGACACTTTTAATGGCTAATGGCTTTTTCTTAAGTCATCAGAACTAAAAGATCATAAAGGAACGAAAGTGTGATCATTATAAACcatttttaatgatattaGAACACGAGTTATAGctgaaaaaaaattccatTCTTAAAGTAAactgtacattttaattttttatgttttaaagtATTTAGAATTGTGAGTATCTTAAATAATGTATTCCTAAGTCTGGTTTTTGGAAAGTCTGTACAAGTTCTCAAGTTTAATtgagtaaaaaatattattcttaGAATATGGTAGGGCCCTGCATTTAAATCATAAAGCCTAACAACCAAAACTTacagaatttataattattatactatttttattattcccatttttatatatattttgtttaatattttatttaaaatctttggGAAACAGACGTTGGACTTTATAGTCCTTCGACCTAACTAGAAAGAATATTGAAGCAATTaaaagattttgtttatttaatccTTAATTCTATACAATTAGATTCTTTAAAATCATTGTTATTCccgaaatatttgtttttctgg
Proteins encoded:
- the LOC108070493 gene encoding EARP-interacting protein homolog, giving the protein MDENSLIYGLELQARALTPQYGESNDVCFFIATNSLKPTNQVHLIQYEEEQGTVQSKVFEHALGEVWKLNSCPHNSRLLASVYNVQKGAQVLAQSALLTLPEDLNAASEAEQLKSEYLPWGQVEVLNTESLGERVKTIEFHPSQEQTLACVVDNKVAVMQRAESATRVVAEVPASGSASAKHSSHFTTGKWSHHHQGHQFLTLHDGSLSAYDVRDTQHCAWSISDAHGQMVRDLDCNPNKQCHLVTGGDDGYLRIWDCRMPKAPVFERSDHCHWVWSVRFNTFHDQLLLSSSSDCKVLLTCAGSVSSETQVQAGLDETNYGGSGGVPETEEQRHKLLPDGLLQTFDQHEDSVYCAEWSNVDPWIFASLSYDGRVIISKVPKQYKYQIIF
- the LOC108070494 gene encoding kxDL motif-containing protein CG10681, with amino-acid sequence MSHLGHIADVHQSQDATPDMESFTGFGNSAAEAFIQSLAGMVNQGDVETMIRAQKQMLQRFEKTNEMLLNCNALSQSRLKSASEDFKRHVKCLNDMKKDLDYIFRKIRVIKQKLQQQFPAIYAEVQPQRSSLAEEAEDDTEAQAKRVTEAAVPTAVPAAKKTTPATIEYVQMEEAVDNGTVEIENELIKRVCSVETANPNDSSDCTSEDTG
- the LOC108070454 gene encoding nuclear exosome regulator NRDE2; this translates as MSLFPAYGGGEPPAATEATATSSTAWKSNKSYEKEMPNVGREIIEQTHISSDDSFSSSGEEETPPPKESVHQLRLEFDARSDGFYVDKKGNNSLRTVRTLTKPTRPHYKRRLPHLLDNSQVQAKLWPRSKLQRYTKLAPVPSESGPTPEEIAKLQAQLMDTKVLVQREPQHLEHWLQLHRLLELNLDKANRLAVSEHQLHTLETALGHHPSNERLLRLYTETASAAYPASEVAVRLEAMLQQSPFVFSLWSSLIMATQGTMARCNVPDVLRIYEDSMRRMHLGHTDTSSRQLDTVDTDKIMLDLFHNCVLFLRQSANNNHVFALLRLALELNFPGLTVDCLEARAADELPLIEFEELVLQSGMPLPEIWTRVERLRQAYNFLPYPQMQHSSTDAVEGGLDPQRFIFSDDVCHYIYPLKAPGNRLQLLLLVVQLTKMPLVRSDCLAEKLSKRIDAQLGDSEAIEMLLAGLADRSSYALPPTDQDHDFLSALLDLSRELCVTPSFMPHCLGSDLYAATIGGLLLKCSEAFQGDEDKRRLFVVLWLRFQRLQLVLHKLTGKLTEQYLKESRSRIRKMFSLEQNRHVFRFYTELAMCEFEVLERDDDPVRAFSIFRTLLAKQEEEEDDVSFGSPDVLHAYLIYAEMLISRNSHDQALQLLYRICMGRANGRMCHSLDEITSREQINMEILALDGMPQEMPLEEYFQPHRLLILLRAHCLAWNLEHRSAETNVLLDRLLAKQLSFAATRNSERRRFFREQVLEMQLVLSQLRVPEKPLAEKAFTSKNQVVQLVEQGLHEYPRNLVFLQRWATFGTLQWHKLRARIIRTQAGILSLLHLVIAARCRFARILDHDQQQSHPELRSHVEATVRNRVLSMFETFLPRNTNRSEIEANQYQILRRNSLYWRIYLRCLSDTRTSFERSKECLVSALDECPWDKALYMDGAIYVPQELAHLQDVMIEKQLRIYALPEELNILRGS
- the LOC108070455 gene encoding 1,5-anhydro-D-fructose reductase isoform X1: MKLAPTVKLNNGYEMPILGLGTYNSKDNEGEAAVKHAIDVGYRHIDTAFFYQNEAEVGKAIRDKIAEGVVKREDIFLVTKLWNVFHDPALVEGICRKQLANFGLDYIDLYLMHMPVGYKYTDETNLMPKDENDVLQLSDVDYLDTYKAMEKLVKLGLVRSIGVSNFNSEQLARVLANCEIKPVTNQVECSPALNQKALTAFCKKNDVTLTGYTPLGKPKPDIQKPDFIYSPEVTAIAQKYGKTTPQVVLRYLVGLGVIPIPKSSNPKRISENFDVFDFELTPEEMTVLDGYHTGERVVPLNLIKGQNHKYYPFAIEF
- the LOC108070455 gene encoding aldo-keto reductase family 1 member B1 isoform X3 translates to MKLAPTVKLNNGYEMPILGLGTYNLKKSRCVDAVRHALELGYRHIDTAFLYRNEGLVGKVLGEFVGARKVQREQVFLVTKLWDIYHEPKRVQYACELQLKQLDVDYIDLYLMHSPVGVHYNSDEDMMPHLENGELWTNNVDYLDTYKSMEQLVDLGLVRSLGLSNFNLDQLQRLLLSCRIKPAALQIECHPELVQIPLMELCKLHNITVVAYSPLGRPTTGRPLPEFYKDTKVVEMAKKYQKTPAQVVLRYLIDLGTVPIPKAAQKGHLKENLDVFDFKLTTEELLHFESFNRGQRIWKFEKAKHHQYYPY
- the LOC108070455 gene encoding aldo-keto reductase family 1 member A1-A isoform X2, with the protein product MHSPVGVHYNSDEDMMPHLENGELWTNNVDYLDTYKSMEQLVDLGLVRSLGLSNFNLDQLQRLLLSCRIKPAALQIECHPELVQIPLMELCKLHNITVVAYSPLGRPTTGRPLPEFYKDTKVVEMAKKYQKTPAQVVLRYLIDLGTVPIPKAAQKGHLKENLDVFDFKLTTEELLHFESFNRGQRIWKFEKAKHHQYYPY